In the Mastacembelus armatus chromosome 2, fMasArm1.2, whole genome shotgun sequence genome, one interval contains:
- the pspc1 gene encoding paraspeckle component 1 isoform X3 yields MAASAQKIKEAKEKEEPKTIPLRVYGKGINTFAVTKTLPVSNSDSTNEVIRLALQQFGIIGNVKDFQLWVISKRDNAPYPLIGHEFPFSIQMSHVKHSTSQGGGGGRDTTQVEQLQVYKQCQFILKPRPIETPQQHVSAELPQKPFKRRRSLITWAFWRGSSSHLNEPTLTGGARGRLFGQPLGVVCVEGALPKAVMDMLTFLYHEGSWTRGIFRRPAGARAVRELRDSLDTGESQLSLTRDHVFIIAGVLKDFLRSIPGSLLCCELHEEWMDVLEEEEEEEEQVQDIQRMMRRLPKENNLLFRYLLAVLHGIQGNAHENQMTSFNLSVCIAPSILWPPGAPCSPEVEGEGTKKVCELVKFMIDHCEQILGEDPSSLFGGPPQKANTEETGPDSWLYPLTDSSYDSLENELDSSSGGSPSFCSRRHLSSEPLQGSLDSILAFDYAHTEPSCSGQDGPTADTTSSDDRHTRRRRSEPAVAYVGKFQLLFSGSTDNLTAEDEEELSMKTGSHAHSTGQVRRAGGECGLNHHCGSLTPLAGSLRTPVTSSGGRSGLESSPPGGQTREALNWETLKGHRGLHPNSWLKKDLRLSVTEPDTDLLRTVPCCELAEGMDLLEKQLRLAKQGKLVKEEDINGLCEPKEEDTNKVSITVSVEAHNMQRQINFLSRFPQQGGQLLLSGSQTRPKTSCRPSKGTGAGNHGTGWPAHKSRHLLQDSHSSGRSDVTNQKPGTQSQANELKSRSTEEERNTLLCQRRRSEPGHQLTGQAIARARLPSDPGPKVSEADSQRDTPEAHLCLSPCATKAVRDYFSSHPRSHPDSSQQVALALVQSHREWLKRCNNPTAEPDFDQLLFAEESYV; encoded by the exons atggcTGCCTCTGCTCAAAAG ATAAAAGAAGCGAAAGAGAAGGAAGAACCTAAGACCATTCCTCTGAGAGTGTATGGGAAGGGAATTAATACGTTTGCTGTT ACCAAGACGCTGCCCGTCAGCAACTCGGATTCAACCAACGAGGTGATCCGACTGGCCCTGCAGCAGTTTGGCATCATT GGAAATGTGAAAGACTTCCAGCTGTGGGTCATCTCCAAGAGGGACAATGCCCCATACCCTCTCATCG GTCATGAGTTTCCTTTCAGTATCCAGATGAGTCACGTTAAACACTCGACGTctcagggaggaggaggtggcagGGACACCACACAGGTGGAGCAGTTACAGGTGTACAAGCAGTGCCAGTTCATTCTGAAGCCTCGACCCATTGAAACGCCTCAACAACACGTATCTGCAG agctGCCTCAGAAGCCATTTAAAAGGCGGCGCTCCCTCATCACCTGGGCCTTCTGGCGCGGCTCCTCCTCACACCTGAACGAGCCAACCCTCACCGGTGGTGCTCGCGGCCGCCTGTTCGGTCAGCCTCTCGGTGTCGTTTGCGTCGAGGGCGCTCTGCCAAAAGCAGTCATG GACATGCTGACCTTTCTGTACCACGAGGGTTCCTGGACGCGGGGGATCTTCCGTAGGCCAGCCGGGGCTCGGGCTGTTAGAGAGCTGCGGGACTCTTTGGACACTGGGGAGTCCCAGCTTTCTCTTACACGAGACCACGTCTTTATTATTGCTGGAGTCTTAAAG GATTTCTTACGCAGCATCCCGGGCAGCCTGCTGTGTTGCGAACTGCATGAGGAATGGATGGACGtgctggaggaagaggaagaggaggaagaacagGTGCAGGACATACAgag GATGATGCGTCGGCTTCCCAAAGAAAACAACCTTCTGTTTCGCTATCTGTTGGCTGTGCTGCACGGTATTCAGGGCAACGCCCACGAGAACCAGATGACAAGTTTCAATTTATCGGTGTGCATCGCCCCCAGCATACTTTGGCCTCCTGGTGCCCCTTGCAGTCCTGAGGTGGAGGGGGAAGGAACTAAGAAG GTTTGTGAGCTGGTGAAATTTATGATTGACCACTGTGAGCAGATTCTAGGAGAGGACCCTTCCTCTCTGTTTGGAGGTCCACCACAAAAAGCCAACACAGAGGAGACAGGACCAG ACTCGTGGCTGTACCCTCTGACTGACTCGTCCTACGACAGTCTGGAGAATGAGTTAGACAGCAGCAGCGGTGGGTCTCCCAGCTTCTGCAGCAGAAGGCACCTTAGTTCTGAACCACTTCAAGGCAGCTTGGATTCGATCCTGGCGTTCGACTACGCCCACACGGAGCCGTCTTGCTCAGGCCAGGACGGGCCGACCGCAGACACCACGTCCTCGGACGATCGGCACACACGGCGGCGGCGTTCGGAGCCAGCCGTAGCATATGTGGGCAAGTTTCAGCTACTCTTTTCAGGGAGCACTGACAATCTCACtgctgaggatgaggaagagctTTCCATGAAGACCGGCAGCCACGCACACTCCACAGGTCAGGTCAGGAGGGCTGGAGGAGAGTGTGGGTTAAACCATCACTGTGGCAGTTTAACACCCCTAGCCGGTTCTCTACGCACACCTGTCACGTCCTCAGGTGGACGTTCAGGCTTGGAGAGCAGTCCACCAGGCGGTCAGACCAGAGAAGCACTCAACTGGGAGACGTTAAAAGGTCACAGGGGTCTCCACCCAAACTCTTGGCTGAAGAAAGACTTAAGACTGTCAGTAACCGAGCCAGATACG GATTTGTTGCGTACTGTCCCCTGCTGTGAACTGGCTGAAGGGATGGACCTGCTGGAGAAGCAGTTGAGATTGGCCAAACAAGGCAAGTTGGTGAAAGAAGAGGACATCAATGGG CTGTGTGAACCCAAAGAAGAGGACACGAATAAGGTGAGTATAACAGTAAGTGTCGAAGCCCATAACATGCAGCGGCAAATCAACTTTCTTTCTCGGTTTCCTCAACAGGGAGGACAACTCCTCCTCTCTGGCAGCCAGACCAGGCCCAAAACATCCTGCAGACCTTCAAAAGGTACAGGGGCAGGGAACCACGGGACAGGGTGGCCCGCCCACAAGTCCCGACACCTTCTGCAGGACTCACACAGCAGTGGCAGAAGTGACGTCACCAACCAGAAGCCTGGAACACAAAGCCAAGCAAATGAGCTGAAGTCTCGCTCCACAGAGGAAGAGCGCAACACCTTGCTCTGTCAACGCCGGCGCTCAGAACCTGGACACCAGCTCACGGGTCAAGCCATTGCCCGAGCGAGGCTGCCCAGCGACCCGGGACCGAAGGTCTCCGAGGCGGACTCGCAGAGAGACACGCCAGAGGCCCATTTGTGCCTGTCCCCATGTGCCACCAAAGCAGTGAGGGACTACTTCTCCTCTCACCCGCGCAGTCACCCTGACAGCAGCCAGCAGGTGGCGCTCGCCCTGGTGCAGAGTCACAGAGAATGGCTGAAGAGATGCAACAACCCAACAGCAGAGCCAGACTTTGACCAGCTTCTGTTTGCTGAAGAATCCTATGTGTga
- the pspc1 gene encoding paraspeckle component 1 isoform X5, producing MASRNIPANMQSSNSPQSAKRRTESPAAEQTPLNKDSPAPPQQQQSPAVQQADDAGEGSGESSTEMTLDITSFRKPGEKTFTQRSRLFVGSLPVDITEEKFVNMFAKYGKTNEVFINRERGFGFVRLETRTLAEIAKAELDGTVLNNRPIRIRFATHGAALTVRNLLPAVTNELLEQAFSQFGPLERAIVVTDDRGRPTGRGIVEFANKVAARKALERCTEGALLLTTTPCPAIVEPSEHFDDEEGLPEKLLQKTPKYLKEREQQSHFAQPGTFEFEYASRWKALDEMEKQQREQVDRNIKEAKERLEAELESAKHEHQLMLMRQDLMRRQEELRRLEELRNQELQRRKQIEMRHEEERRRREEMMRHREQEDLRRQPEGFKPNYLDNREQEMRVGELGPRGAINMGDGYNQASAGPSGNQGQMMGMSGRAGAIGPEGTANMGTPVMSENGATRNDRFPQGGSVGGRPEVESPKQQQQQPPPPPPPPPQPPQQQPQQPLGPQVGPGLGFGRGSPVGGVFDGPNNKRRRY from the exons ATGGCTAGCCGAAATATACCAGCTAACATGCAGAGCAGCAATTCTCCTCAGTCGGCGAAGAGAAGGACCGAGTCCCCGGCGGCGGAGCAGACACCGTTGAACAAAGACAGCCCAgcgccgccgcagcagcagcagagcccCGCGGTCCAACAGGCGGACGACGCCGGGGAAGGAAGCGGGGAAAGTTCGACAGAAATGACTTTGGACATTACGAGTTTTCGGAAGCCCGGTGAGAAGACGTTCACCCAGCGCTCACGTCTTTTTGTCGGCAGTCTCCCGGTGGATATTACAGAAGAGAAGTTCGTCAATATGTTTGCTAAATATGGGAAAACTAACGAGGTGTTCATCAACAGAGAGCGGGGCTTCGGCTTCGTCCGCCTG GAAACACGGACACTGGCAGAAATTGCTAAAGCTGAGCTTGATGGGACTGTTTTGAACAATCGACCAATTAGGATCCGCTTTGCTACACATGGTGCTGCTCTCACAGTCCGCAACCTGCTGCCTGCAGTAACAAATGAACTGCTGGAACAG GCGTTTTCTCAGTTTGGGCCACTGGAGCGAGCCATTGTTGTGACCGATGACCGCGGCCGTCCCACTGGGAGAGGCATTGTAGAGTTTGCGAACAAAGTAGCTGCACGTAAGGCCCTGGAGCGCTGTACCGAGGGAGCACTGCTGCTGACCAC CACACCTTGTCCTGCCATCGTGGAGCCCTCAGAGCACTTTGATGACGAGGAGGGACTGCCTGAAAAACTGCTACAGAAGACTCCAAAGTACCTTAA GGAACGAGAGCAGCAGTCACATTTCGCCCAGCCGGGGACGTTTGAGTTTGAATATGCGTCTCGCTGGAAAGCTCTCGATGAGatggagaagcagcagagagagcaggtgGACAGGAACATTAAAGAGGCTAAAGAGAGACTGGAGGCTGAACTGGAGTCAGCCAAACATGAACACCAGCTTATGCTAATGAGACAAG ACCTAATGAGACGTCAGGAAGAACTGAGGAGACTGGAGGAACTTCGTaaccaggagctgcagagaCGAAAGCAGATAGAGATGAG GcatgaggaggagaggaggaggagagaggagatgaTGAGACACAGAGAGCAGGAGGACCTGAGACGCCAGCCAGAGGGCTTCAAGCCAAACTACCTGGACAAT AGAGAACAGGAAATGAGAGTGGGTGAGCTGGGCCCTCGTGGAGCCATTAATATGGGAG ATGGCTATAACCAGGCCTCTGCGGGGCCCAGTGGTAACCAGGGTCAAATGATGGGCATGAGTGGAAGGGCAGGAGCCATTGGCCCAGAGGGAACTGCAAATATGGGAACACCAGTGATGTCGGAGAATGGAGCCACG CGAAACGATAGATTCCCACAGGGGGGATCAGTTGGGGGCCGACCAGAAGTTGAGTccccaaagcagcagcagcagcagccgccacCACCGCCTCCGCCGCCGCCGCagccaccacagcagcagccgcagcagccactGGGCCCCCAAGTTGGACCAGGCCTGGGATTTGGCAGGGGGAGTCCAGTAGGGGGAGTCTTTGATGGGCCAAATAACAAGCGCCGCAGATATTAA
- the pspc1 gene encoding paraspeckle component 1 isoform X2, whose protein sequence is MDDVSPQQQQDSLGRGGGAQENKRRLKSHSYRRQSAPSLVISKALTRSKTLSRESFSVPERPETCSLVQSFLSGSERCFLLHGHAQLKTAMQTQDRHLFLFNDILVITKAKSANHFKQKAQVYVCEMWTASCMDEVCEGSTNPERSFVMGWPTCNCVATFSSAEQKEKWLPLLKSQIKEAKEKEEPKTIPLRVYGKGINTFAVTKTLPVSNSDSTNEVIRLALQQFGIIGNVKDFQLWVISKRDNAPYPLIGHEFPFSIQMSHVKHSTSQGGGGGRDTTQVEQLQVYKQCQFILKPRPIETPQQHVSAELPQKPFKRRRSLITWAFWRGSSSHLNEPTLTGGARGRLFGQPLGVVCVEGALPKAVMDMLTFLYHEGSWTRGIFRRPAGARAVRELRDSLDTGESQLSLTRDHVFIIAGVLKDFLRSIPGSLLCCELHEEWMDVLEEEEEEEEQVQDIQRMMRRLPKENNLLFRYLLAVLHGIQGNAHENQMTSFNLSVCIAPSILWPPGAPCSPEVEGEGTKKVCELVKFMIDHCEQILGEDPSSLFGGPPQKANTEETGPDSWLYPLTDSSYDSLENELDSSSGGSPSFCSRRHLSSEPLQGSLDSILAFDYAHTEPSCSGQDGPTADTTSSDDRHTRRRRSEPAVAYVGKFQLLFSGSTDNLTAEDEEELSMKTGSHAHSTGQVRRAGGECGLNHHCGSLTPLAGSLRTPVTSSGGRSGLESSPPGGQTREALNWETLKGHRGLHPNSWLKKDLRLSVTEPDTDLLRTVPCCELAEGMDLLEKQLRLAKQGKLVKEEDINGLCEPKEEDTNKGGQLLLSGSQTRPKTSCRPSKGTGAGNHGTGWPAHKSRHLLQDSHSSGRSDVTNQKPGTQSQANELKSRSTEEERNTLLCQRRRSEPGHQLTGQAIARARLPSDPGPKVSEADSQRDTPEAHLCLSPCATKAVRDYFSSHPRSHPDSSQQVALALVQSHREWLKRCNNPTAEPDFDQLLFAEESYV, encoded by the exons ATGGACGACGTGtctccacagcagcaacaggacaGCCTCGGCCGAGGCGGTGGAGCGCAGGAAAACAAACGG CGGCTGAAGTCTCACAGCTATCGGCGTCAGTCTGCGCCGTCTCTGGTCATCAGCAAAGCGCTCACCAGGTCCAAGACTCTCTCCAG AGAGAGCTTCTCAGTTCCTGAGCGTCCGGAGACCTGCTCATTGGTCCAGTCCTTCCTGAGCGGCTCTGAGAGGTGTTTTCTTCTGCACGGACATGCTCAGCTGAAGACGGCGATGCAGACCCAGGACAGGCACCTCTTCTTGTTCAATGACATTCTGGTGATCACCAAAGCCAA GTCAGCCAACCACTTCAAGCAGAAGGCCCAGGTGTACGTATGCGAGATGTGGACGGCGAGCTGCATGGACGAGGTGTGTGAGGGAAGCACAAACCCAGAGAGGAGCTTCGTCATGGGCTGGCCCACTTGCAATTGTGTGGCTACGTttag CTCAgcagaacagaaagagaaatggcTGCCTCTGCTCAAAAG tcagATAAAAGAAGCGAAAGAGAAGGAAGAACCTAAGACCATTCCTCTGAGAGTGTATGGGAAGGGAATTAATACGTTTGCTGTT ACCAAGACGCTGCCCGTCAGCAACTCGGATTCAACCAACGAGGTGATCCGACTGGCCCTGCAGCAGTTTGGCATCATT GGAAATGTGAAAGACTTCCAGCTGTGGGTCATCTCCAAGAGGGACAATGCCCCATACCCTCTCATCG GTCATGAGTTTCCTTTCAGTATCCAGATGAGTCACGTTAAACACTCGACGTctcagggaggaggaggtggcagGGACACCACACAGGTGGAGCAGTTACAGGTGTACAAGCAGTGCCAGTTCATTCTGAAGCCTCGACCCATTGAAACGCCTCAACAACACGTATCTGCAG agctGCCTCAGAAGCCATTTAAAAGGCGGCGCTCCCTCATCACCTGGGCCTTCTGGCGCGGCTCCTCCTCACACCTGAACGAGCCAACCCTCACCGGTGGTGCTCGCGGCCGCCTGTTCGGTCAGCCTCTCGGTGTCGTTTGCGTCGAGGGCGCTCTGCCAAAAGCAGTCATG GACATGCTGACCTTTCTGTACCACGAGGGTTCCTGGACGCGGGGGATCTTCCGTAGGCCAGCCGGGGCTCGGGCTGTTAGAGAGCTGCGGGACTCTTTGGACACTGGGGAGTCCCAGCTTTCTCTTACACGAGACCACGTCTTTATTATTGCTGGAGTCTTAAAG GATTTCTTACGCAGCATCCCGGGCAGCCTGCTGTGTTGCGAACTGCATGAGGAATGGATGGACGtgctggaggaagaggaagaggaggaagaacagGTGCAGGACATACAgag GATGATGCGTCGGCTTCCCAAAGAAAACAACCTTCTGTTTCGCTATCTGTTGGCTGTGCTGCACGGTATTCAGGGCAACGCCCACGAGAACCAGATGACAAGTTTCAATTTATCGGTGTGCATCGCCCCCAGCATACTTTGGCCTCCTGGTGCCCCTTGCAGTCCTGAGGTGGAGGGGGAAGGAACTAAGAAG GTTTGTGAGCTGGTGAAATTTATGATTGACCACTGTGAGCAGATTCTAGGAGAGGACCCTTCCTCTCTGTTTGGAGGTCCACCACAAAAAGCCAACACAGAGGAGACAGGACCAG ACTCGTGGCTGTACCCTCTGACTGACTCGTCCTACGACAGTCTGGAGAATGAGTTAGACAGCAGCAGCGGTGGGTCTCCCAGCTTCTGCAGCAGAAGGCACCTTAGTTCTGAACCACTTCAAGGCAGCTTGGATTCGATCCTGGCGTTCGACTACGCCCACACGGAGCCGTCTTGCTCAGGCCAGGACGGGCCGACCGCAGACACCACGTCCTCGGACGATCGGCACACACGGCGGCGGCGTTCGGAGCCAGCCGTAGCATATGTGGGCAAGTTTCAGCTACTCTTTTCAGGGAGCACTGACAATCTCACtgctgaggatgaggaagagctTTCCATGAAGACCGGCAGCCACGCACACTCCACAGGTCAGGTCAGGAGGGCTGGAGGAGAGTGTGGGTTAAACCATCACTGTGGCAGTTTAACACCCCTAGCCGGTTCTCTACGCACACCTGTCACGTCCTCAGGTGGACGTTCAGGCTTGGAGAGCAGTCCACCAGGCGGTCAGACCAGAGAAGCACTCAACTGGGAGACGTTAAAAGGTCACAGGGGTCTCCACCCAAACTCTTGGCTGAAGAAAGACTTAAGACTGTCAGTAACCGAGCCAGATACG GATTTGTTGCGTACTGTCCCCTGCTGTGAACTGGCTGAAGGGATGGACCTGCTGGAGAAGCAGTTGAGATTGGCCAAACAAGGCAAGTTGGTGAAAGAAGAGGACATCAATGGG CTGTGTGAACCCAAAGAAGAGGACACGAATAAG GGAGGACAACTCCTCCTCTCTGGCAGCCAGACCAGGCCCAAAACATCCTGCAGACCTTCAAAAGGTACAGGGGCAGGGAACCACGGGACAGGGTGGCCCGCCCACAAGTCCCGACACCTTCTGCAGGACTCACACAGCAGTGGCAGAAGTGACGTCACCAACCAGAAGCCTGGAACACAAAGCCAAGCAAATGAGCTGAAGTCTCGCTCCACAGAGGAAGAGCGCAACACCTTGCTCTGTCAACGCCGGCGCTCAGAACCTGGACACCAGCTCACGGGTCAAGCCATTGCCCGAGCGAGGCTGCCCAGCGACCCGGGACCGAAGGTCTCCGAGGCGGACTCGCAGAGAGACACGCCAGAGGCCCATTTGTGCCTGTCCCCATGTGCCACCAAAGCAGTGAGGGACTACTTCTCCTCTCACCCGCGCAGTCACCCTGACAGCAGCCAGCAGGTGGCGCTCGCCCTGGTGCAGAGTCACAGAGAATGGCTGAAGAGATGCAACAACCCAACAGCAGAGCCAGACTTTGACCAGCTTCTGTTTGCTGAAGAATCCTATGTGTga
- the pspc1 gene encoding paraspeckle component 1 isoform X1, whose product MDDVSPQQQQDSLGRGGGAQENKRRLKSHSYRRQSAPSLVISKALTRSKTLSRESFSVPERPETCSLVQSFLSGSERCFLLHGHAQLKTAMQTQDRHLFLFNDILVITKAKSANHFKQKAQVYVCEMWTASCMDEVCEGSTNPERSFVMGWPTCNCVATFSSAEQKEKWLPLLKSQIKEAKEKEEPKTIPLRVYGKGINTFAVTKTLPVSNSDSTNEVIRLALQQFGIIGNVKDFQLWVISKRDNAPYPLIGHEFPFSIQMSHVKHSTSQGGGGGRDTTQVEQLQVYKQCQFILKPRPIETPQQHVSAELPQKPFKRRRSLITWAFWRGSSSHLNEPTLTGGARGRLFGQPLGVVCVEGALPKAVMDMLTFLYHEGSWTRGIFRRPAGARAVRELRDSLDTGESQLSLTRDHVFIIAGVLKDFLRSIPGSLLCCELHEEWMDVLEEEEEEEEQVQDIQRMMRRLPKENNLLFRYLLAVLHGIQGNAHENQMTSFNLSVCIAPSILWPPGAPCSPEVEGEGTKKVCELVKFMIDHCEQILGEDPSSLFGGPPQKANTEETGPDSWLYPLTDSSYDSLENELDSSSGGSPSFCSRRHLSSEPLQGSLDSILAFDYAHTEPSCSGQDGPTADTTSSDDRHTRRRRSEPAVAYVGKFQLLFSGSTDNLTAEDEEELSMKTGSHAHSTGQVRRAGGECGLNHHCGSLTPLAGSLRTPVTSSGGRSGLESSPPGGQTREALNWETLKGHRGLHPNSWLKKDLRLSVTEPDTDLLRTVPCCELAEGMDLLEKQLRLAKQGKLVKEEDINGLCEPKEEDTNKVSITVSVEAHNMQRQINFLSRFPQQGGQLLLSGSQTRPKTSCRPSKGTGAGNHGTGWPAHKSRHLLQDSHSSGRSDVTNQKPGTQSQANELKSRSTEEERNTLLCQRRRSEPGHQLTGQAIARARLPSDPGPKVSEADSQRDTPEAHLCLSPCATKAVRDYFSSHPRSHPDSSQQVALALVQSHREWLKRCNNPTAEPDFDQLLFAEESYV is encoded by the exons ATGGACGACGTGtctccacagcagcaacaggacaGCCTCGGCCGAGGCGGTGGAGCGCAGGAAAACAAACGG CGGCTGAAGTCTCACAGCTATCGGCGTCAGTCTGCGCCGTCTCTGGTCATCAGCAAAGCGCTCACCAGGTCCAAGACTCTCTCCAG AGAGAGCTTCTCAGTTCCTGAGCGTCCGGAGACCTGCTCATTGGTCCAGTCCTTCCTGAGCGGCTCTGAGAGGTGTTTTCTTCTGCACGGACATGCTCAGCTGAAGACGGCGATGCAGACCCAGGACAGGCACCTCTTCTTGTTCAATGACATTCTGGTGATCACCAAAGCCAA GTCAGCCAACCACTTCAAGCAGAAGGCCCAGGTGTACGTATGCGAGATGTGGACGGCGAGCTGCATGGACGAGGTGTGTGAGGGAAGCACAAACCCAGAGAGGAGCTTCGTCATGGGCTGGCCCACTTGCAATTGTGTGGCTACGTttag CTCAgcagaacagaaagagaaatggcTGCCTCTGCTCAAAAG tcagATAAAAGAAGCGAAAGAGAAGGAAGAACCTAAGACCATTCCTCTGAGAGTGTATGGGAAGGGAATTAATACGTTTGCTGTT ACCAAGACGCTGCCCGTCAGCAACTCGGATTCAACCAACGAGGTGATCCGACTGGCCCTGCAGCAGTTTGGCATCATT GGAAATGTGAAAGACTTCCAGCTGTGGGTCATCTCCAAGAGGGACAATGCCCCATACCCTCTCATCG GTCATGAGTTTCCTTTCAGTATCCAGATGAGTCACGTTAAACACTCGACGTctcagggaggaggaggtggcagGGACACCACACAGGTGGAGCAGTTACAGGTGTACAAGCAGTGCCAGTTCATTCTGAAGCCTCGACCCATTGAAACGCCTCAACAACACGTATCTGCAG agctGCCTCAGAAGCCATTTAAAAGGCGGCGCTCCCTCATCACCTGGGCCTTCTGGCGCGGCTCCTCCTCACACCTGAACGAGCCAACCCTCACCGGTGGTGCTCGCGGCCGCCTGTTCGGTCAGCCTCTCGGTGTCGTTTGCGTCGAGGGCGCTCTGCCAAAAGCAGTCATG GACATGCTGACCTTTCTGTACCACGAGGGTTCCTGGACGCGGGGGATCTTCCGTAGGCCAGCCGGGGCTCGGGCTGTTAGAGAGCTGCGGGACTCTTTGGACACTGGGGAGTCCCAGCTTTCTCTTACACGAGACCACGTCTTTATTATTGCTGGAGTCTTAAAG GATTTCTTACGCAGCATCCCGGGCAGCCTGCTGTGTTGCGAACTGCATGAGGAATGGATGGACGtgctggaggaagaggaagaggaggaagaacagGTGCAGGACATACAgag GATGATGCGTCGGCTTCCCAAAGAAAACAACCTTCTGTTTCGCTATCTGTTGGCTGTGCTGCACGGTATTCAGGGCAACGCCCACGAGAACCAGATGACAAGTTTCAATTTATCGGTGTGCATCGCCCCCAGCATACTTTGGCCTCCTGGTGCCCCTTGCAGTCCTGAGGTGGAGGGGGAAGGAACTAAGAAG GTTTGTGAGCTGGTGAAATTTATGATTGACCACTGTGAGCAGATTCTAGGAGAGGACCCTTCCTCTCTGTTTGGAGGTCCACCACAAAAAGCCAACACAGAGGAGACAGGACCAG ACTCGTGGCTGTACCCTCTGACTGACTCGTCCTACGACAGTCTGGAGAATGAGTTAGACAGCAGCAGCGGTGGGTCTCCCAGCTTCTGCAGCAGAAGGCACCTTAGTTCTGAACCACTTCAAGGCAGCTTGGATTCGATCCTGGCGTTCGACTACGCCCACACGGAGCCGTCTTGCTCAGGCCAGGACGGGCCGACCGCAGACACCACGTCCTCGGACGATCGGCACACACGGCGGCGGCGTTCGGAGCCAGCCGTAGCATATGTGGGCAAGTTTCAGCTACTCTTTTCAGGGAGCACTGACAATCTCACtgctgaggatgaggaagagctTTCCATGAAGACCGGCAGCCACGCACACTCCACAGGTCAGGTCAGGAGGGCTGGAGGAGAGTGTGGGTTAAACCATCACTGTGGCAGTTTAACACCCCTAGCCGGTTCTCTACGCACACCTGTCACGTCCTCAGGTGGACGTTCAGGCTTGGAGAGCAGTCCACCAGGCGGTCAGACCAGAGAAGCACTCAACTGGGAGACGTTAAAAGGTCACAGGGGTCTCCACCCAAACTCTTGGCTGAAGAAAGACTTAAGACTGTCAGTAACCGAGCCAGATACG GATTTGTTGCGTACTGTCCCCTGCTGTGAACTGGCTGAAGGGATGGACCTGCTGGAGAAGCAGTTGAGATTGGCCAAACAAGGCAAGTTGGTGAAAGAAGAGGACATCAATGGG CTGTGTGAACCCAAAGAAGAGGACACGAATAAGGTGAGTATAACAGTAAGTGTCGAAGCCCATAACATGCAGCGGCAAATCAACTTTCTTTCTCGGTTTCCTCAACAGGGAGGACAACTCCTCCTCTCTGGCAGCCAGACCAGGCCCAAAACATCCTGCAGACCTTCAAAAGGTACAGGGGCAGGGAACCACGGGACAGGGTGGCCCGCCCACAAGTCCCGACACCTTCTGCAGGACTCACACAGCAGTGGCAGAAGTGACGTCACCAACCAGAAGCCTGGAACACAAAGCCAAGCAAATGAGCTGAAGTCTCGCTCCACAGAGGAAGAGCGCAACACCTTGCTCTGTCAACGCCGGCGCTCAGAACCTGGACACCAGCTCACGGGTCAAGCCATTGCCCGAGCGAGGCTGCCCAGCGACCCGGGACCGAAGGTCTCCGAGGCGGACTCGCAGAGAGACACGCCAGAGGCCCATTTGTGCCTGTCCCCATGTGCCACCAAAGCAGTGAGGGACTACTTCTCCTCTCACCCGCGCAGTCACCCTGACAGCAGCCAGCAGGTGGCGCTCGCCCTGGTGCAGAGTCACAGAGAATGGCTGAAGAGATGCAACAACCCAACAGCAGAGCCAGACTTTGACCAGCTTCTGTTTGCTGAAGAATCCTATGTGTga